Proteins encoded within one genomic window of Aspergillus nidulans FGSC A4 chromosome VII:
- a CDS encoding exocyst subunit SEC10 (transcript_id=CADANIAT00007993) yields MSLHSNAASRSVFPKGPSFTLEDFSSRDYIVKEFIEALSDSAISSRRSSLGPANGNQPFDPKPLIRTFEHAQRRLGELSGDLEIRENELSAAVRRAEAQHSQNLNILGRKLKQAIESFQQLDTSFQSAGPGDTALGSGNMAVETGRRLEELDRQRRRALDAHFLLECWDGVSNRGEIILLENLRRSGSGEAKVRSAHIARQLLRISQRLDPKSWNESRSTEPYNDGHLAPNSNNMEGTNGFRWNTREIIEKFSETLEKDLLRQFDDFYRKANFEGMKDCATVLQDFNGGASVVALFVNQHQFFIDRSQLVTEEVGGDPESWEKLADPDAEPSGVEPSLQSLVDEVRVVVQEESAIIRRAFPNYEQVLGKFLQRVFQQSIQQRLEMVLEKANSVSSLAFLRSLQSSRSCISTLVDELKAHGLTEHPETISSQTSLILDQQLEDLFVPYFVGSSYIEREKRTLEELYTSLLFKFTTFHGRRKKAATTFMASLSKSGSELLASAREAYINRLDSSEHSPTQKRVLIQVADLKESTDLARPNDLIFTEEDGQPSISYAKRMLKWLAEAVGRGLELNMNNETPKDMATFLNLLLSIMGEGYLEVCLDAALEAAATQESGRTEPDFAFLRAVRDSISIANLMQQGALPFVERWKRRPTWQLQKKNDFRPKEGDSTAWLEKLQTPTCASLCAFLARVHDVAVSSLPASGANLPQLLSEIALGTRSLLLEHFKRFVVNGPGGLMVTKDMTQYANLLKSWEIDEQIRAPSGMLDVLLEVGSLFVIGPEALRERMRGPGGSSSGKTSSNPGATSARGPGVTSTEAGLSIQDVRAYVFRREDSNTPAMQQMLTNAL; encoded by the exons ATGTCTCTCCACTCGAATGCCGCCTCTCGATCGGTCTTTCCCAAGGGCCCGAGTTTCACCCTTGAGGATTTCTCGAGTCGCGACTACATTGTCAAGGAGTTTATCGAAGCTCTTTCCGATTCCGCAATTTCAAGCCGCCGTTCTTCGCTTGGCCCTGCAAATGGAAACCAGCCCTTTGACCCAAAGCCCCTCATTCGGACTTTCGAACATGCACAGCGCCGTCTAGGGGAATTGTCAGGGGATCTGGAAATAAGAGAGAATGAGTTGTCGGCAGCTGTCCGTAGGGCTGAAGCTCAGCATTCCCAGAACCTCAATATACTAGGACGGAAGCTGAAGCAAGCAATTGAGTCGTTTCAACAGCTGGATACATCATTTCAGAGCGCTGGACCTGGCGATACTGCTTTAGGCAGCGGAAATATGGCTGTGGAAACGGGAAGGAGGCTGGAAGAACTTGATCGACAGAGACGCCGCGCGCTCGATGCTCACTTTCTGCTCGAATGCTGGGATGGTGTGAGTAACAGGGGAGAAATCATTCTTTTGGAGAATCTAAGGCGATCAGGGTCAGGTGAAGCAAAGGTGCGGTCAGCACATATTGCACGGCAACTCCTCAGGATTAGTCAAAGACTTGACCCAAAGAGCTGGAATGAGTCCAGGAGCACTGAGCCGTACAATGACGGACATCTGGCACCAAACAGCAACAATATGGAAGGGACTAATGGGTTTCGATGGAATACGCGCGAAATAATCGAAAAATTCTCCGAGACGCTGGAAAAAGACCTTTTGAGGCAGTTTGATGATTTTTATCGTAAGGCTAACTTTGAAGGTATGAAGGATTGTGCTACTGTTCTCCAGGATTTCAATGGCGGGGCGAGCGTTGTTGCACTATTTGTGAATCAACACCAATTCTTCATTGATAGGAGCCAATTAGTCACTGAGGAAGTTGGCGGAGATCCGGAGTCATGGGAGAAACTTGCCGACCCAGATGCAGAACCCTCTGGAGTTGAACCGAGCCTCCAATCTCTGGTTGACGAAGTCAGGGTTGTGGTACAAGAAGAGTCAGCTATCATCCGGCGGGCTTTCCCAAATTATGAGCAGGTTCTTGGAAAATTCCTACAGCGGGTATTCCAGCAATCGATCCAACAAAGGCTAGAGATGGTTTTGGAAAAGGCAAATAGTGTTTCATCACTAGCTTTTCTCCGATCTCTGCAAAGCTCTCGCAGCTGCATCAGTACCCTAGTCGACGAACTAAAAGCACACGGCTTGACTGAACACCCAGAGACTATCTCATCGCAAACATCGCTTATCCTCGATCAACAGCTGGAGGACTTGTTTGTGCCCTACTTTGTTGGGTCTTCTTACAtcgagagggagaagaggacattGGAGGAGCTGTACACTTCTTTGCTCTTCAAGTTCACCACATTCCACGGTCGTAGGAAGAAAGCGGCAACAACTTTCATGGCCTCCCTCTCCAAGTCCGGTAGCGAGCTTCTTGCGTCAGCTCGAGAAGCATATATAAACCGCCTAGATTCCTCTGAACATTCTCCCACACAGAAACGGGTCCTAATTCAGGTTGCAGATCTGAAGGAATCTACCGATCTCGCACGGCCCAATGACCTCATAttcaccgaggaagatgggcaaCCCAGCATATCTTATGCCAAAAGAATGCTCAAAtggcttgcagaagctgttgGCAGAGGTCTGGAACTTAACATGAATAATGAAACGCCGAAAGACATGGCAACATTCTTGAATCTTCTCTTATCCATCATGGGAGAAGGTTACCTAGAGGTTTGTCTTGATGCTGCTTTGGAAGCAGCCGCAACCCAAGAATCCGGAAGGACTGAACCTGATTTCGCTTTCCTACGTGCGGTTCGTGACTCGATCAGTATCGCAAACTTAATG CAGCAGGGAGCGTTACCGTTCGTCGAGAGATGGAAAAGAAGACCAACCTGGCAACT TCAGAAGAAAAATGATTTCCGGCCGAAGGAGGGCGACAGTACGGCTTGGTTAGAGAAGTTACAGACACCG ACATGTGCGTCACTATGTGCATTCCTAGCGCGGGTTCACGATGTTGCTGTGAGCTCTCTACCAGCTAGCGGCGCCAACCTGCCGCAGCTTCTCTCAGAAATCGCCCTTGGAactcgcagccttcttcttgagcaTTTCAAGCGGTTTGTTGTCAATGGTCCTGGTGGACTCATGGTTACAAAGGACATGACGCAGTATGCCAACCTGCTTAAGTCATGGGAGATAGATGAACAGATACGGGCTCCGAGTGGGATGCTCGACGTGCTACTTGAAGTTGGGAGCCTTTTCGTTATTGGGCCGGAGGCTCTGCGGGAGAGGATGCGCGGACCTGGAGGTTCTTCCAGTGGAAAAACCAGCAGCAATCCCGGGGCAACCTCAGCTCGAGGCCCCGGAGTGACTAGCACTGAGGCTGGACTGAGCATACAGGATGTTAGAGCTTATGTTTTCCGCAGAGAGGACTCGAACACGCCTGCGATGCAACAAATGTTGACTAATGCCTTATGA
- a CDS encoding CGR1 family protein (transcript_id=CADANIAT00007989), with product MSSAAPAPSTHAAKSIRKNGKNWHDNKKPFRPNGGLTSYTKRAAARKEQEAIKEYEKELREEREAERQAHIQRIKERRAAKEEKERYEKMAEKMHRKRVERLKKREKRNKLLNS from the exons ATGTCGTccgcagctccagcaccCTCAACCCATGCGGCCAAATCAATACGCAAGAATG GTAAAAACTGGCATGACAACAAGAAGCCCTTCAGGCCCAACGGGGGTTTAACCTCGTACACAAAAAGAGCGGCTGCGCGGAAAGAACAGGAGGCTATTAAGGAGTATGAAAAGGAATtgagagaggaaagagaagcagagagacAG GCGCACATCCAAAGAATCAAAGAACGCAGAGCCgcgaaggaagagaaggagcgaTATGAGAAAATGGCCGAGAAGATGCATCGCAAACGGGTCGAGCGactgaagaaaagagaaaaacgaAACAAGCTCCTCAACTCTTGA
- a CDS encoding cytidine deaminase (transcript_id=CADANIAT00007991), translated as MASLTAEEIELLASKANAAKEAAYCPYSKFRVGAALLTQSGEFFTGANVENASYPVGTCAERVAFGTAVVAGHRRFKAIAVATDIKPPASPCGMCRQFMSEFTTRSFPVYMYDKEMNCSIISMGELLPNSFGPEDFEH; from the exons ATGGCTTCTCTTACTGCCGAAGAAATAGAGCTTCTCGCCTCAAAGGCCAATGCCGCCAAAGAAGCAGCTTACT GCCCTTATTCAAAATTTCGTGTTGGCGCGGCTCTCCTCACCCAGTCAGGGGAATTTTTCACAGGGGCCAATGTTGAAAATGCCTCATATCCCGTTGGCACATGTGCTGAGCGGGTGGCGTTTGGGACTGCTGTC GTAGCCGGCCATCGCCGATTCAAGGCGATCGCTGTGGCCACTGATATTAAACCTCCTGCCTCACCATGCGGCATGTGTAGACAGTT TATGAGTGAATTTACAACGCGGTCGTTTCCAGTGTACATGTATGACAAGGAGATGAATTGCAGTATCATCTCGATGGGGGAG CTACTTCCCAATTCTTTCGGACCAGAGGACTTTGAGCATTAG
- the amcA gene encoding protein amc-1 (transcript_id=CADANIAT00007990), whose product MAATESALTIHNDISMELPELAPNQGLEAFKDIVFGSAAGMIGKVIEYPFDTVKVRLQSQPDHLPLRYNGPLDCFRQSFQAEGLRGLYRGISAPMAGAAVENSCLFFSYRVVQELLQASYYSSTEPLPLTALVFSGAASGSITSLALTPIELIKCKMQVPSEPSSARVGPLKIIVSVFRQDGVLGFWRGQLGTLIRETGGGAAWFGGYEGVSALFRSYHYSPSTTFSSEVESGSLPLYQQMLAGAAAGVSYNFLFYPADTIKSRLQTEDINNTSSKRQTFGGAARALWHQQGLRGLYRGCGITCARSAPSSAFIFTVFEGLRSYFG is encoded by the exons ATGGCGGCTACCGAAAGTGCGTTGACGATACACAATGATATCTCAATGGAGCTGCCTGAACTAGCCCCCAATCAAGGTCTAGAGGCCTTCAAAGATATTGTTTTTGGATCA GCTGCAGGAATGATAGGCAAGGTCATTGAATATCCCTTTGACACGGTCAAGGTTAGGCTTCAGTCACAACCGGATCACCTTCCTCTCCGATACAATGGGCCGTTAGATTGTTTCCGTCAGTCATTCCAGGCAGAGGGTCTTCGGGGTCTCTATCGGGGAATCAGCGCTCCGATGGCGGGAGCTGCTGTAGAGAACAGCTGCTTGTTCTTCAGTTACCGTGTGGTTCAAGAGCTACTTCAGGCCTCGTACTATTCCTCGACAGAGCCGTTACCGTTAACTGCTTTGGTGTTCAGCGGTGCTGCATCCGGATCCATCACCTCCCTTGCCTTGACACCgatcgagctcatcaaaTGCAAGATGCAAGTGCCCTCGGAGCCTTCCAGCGCACGAGTGGGACCCCTCAAGATTATAGTCTCTGTTTTCCGCCAGGACGGCGTCTTGGGGTTCTGGCGCGGCCAACTGGGTACGCTTATCCGTGAGACGGGCGGTGGTGCTGCGTGGTTTGGGGGTTACGAAGGGGTGTCAGCACTTTTCCGTTCATACCATTATTCACCTTCGACAACCTTTTCCTCTGAGGTCGAATCTGGGTCACTCCCTCTTTATCAACAGATGTTGGCCGGAGCAGCAGCCGGTGTCAGCTACAATTTCCTCTTTTATCCAGCCGACACAATAAAGTCGAGATTGCAGAcagaagatatcaacaacaCATCTAGCAAACGACAGACATTCGGGGGCGCCGCTAGGGCTCTCTGGCATCAGCAAGGACTTCGCGGCCTATATCGAGGCTGTGGTATCACTTGTGCGCGGTCTGCGCCAAGCTCGGCATTCATTTTTACAGTATTTGAAGGCCTACGGAGTTACTTTGGATGA
- the tma22 gene encoding putative RNA binding protein Tma22 (transcript_id=CADANIAT00007987), which produces MAEVSQPPAETQARQITYCGVCTLPPEYCEFGGTAKKCQEWLKDNRLEEYQRLYSDEAISANLSTLSVSVQERAAKDAAKKEAKAAAAEARDAERRATSKVQIKRVERNKRKHVSVVTGLEVYGLENKKVAKELGKKFATGSSVTKSASGIEEITVQGDVCEDIKEWLLENYGKGISESNIEIVEDKKKKKGTAEA; this is translated from the exons ATGGCAGAGGTCTCGCAGCCACCCGCAGAAACCCAAGCTCGGCAAATCACATATTGTGGAG TTTGCACATTGCCTCCAGAG TACTGTGAATTTGGCGGAACGGCGAAGAAATGTCAGGAGTGGCTGAAAGATAACCGGTTGGAAGAGTACCAGCGGTTATACTCTGATG AAGCTATAAGTGCAAATCTCTCCACTCTGTCAGTCTCCGTTCAAGAGCGCGCAGCCAAGGATGCCGCAaagaaggaagcgaaggcggcggcggcggaagCGCGGGATGCAGAGCGTCGAGCGACATCTAAGGTCCAGATCAAGCGTGTCGAGCGGAACAAGCGCAAACATGTCAGTGTTGTTACAGGACTCGAAGTCTACGGATTAGAGAATAAGAAGGTGGCCAAGGAGCTGGGAAAGAAATTTGCAACAGGTTCGTCCGTCACGAAGTCTGCTTCTGGCATTGAGGAGATCACAGTGCAAGGCGATGTATGTGAGGACATCAAGGAATGGTTATTGGAAAACTATGGGAAGGGAATTTCGGAATCTAATATCGAGATTGTCgaggataaaaagaagaagaaggggacaGCTGAAGCTTAA
- a CDS encoding uncharacterized protein (transcript_id=CADANIAT00007986) — MLLYPPTFVLGRWSRPAAVLRTSGIHALTFERFLFPAIEGHWAYCDSQNIAFPSREPYGLDSPDMKRWQQTYVISLDEIRQCD; from the exons ATGCTTCTATATCCTCCAACTTTCGTACTTGGTCGCTGGTCTAGACCTGCGGCCGTTTTGCGAACGTCAGGGATTCATGCTCTGACATTCGAAA GATTTTTGTTCCCAGCAATAGAAGGACACTGGGCTTATTGCGATTCTCAAAACATCGCATTTC CATCGCGGGAGCCCTATGGACTTGACTCGCCAGATATGAA GCGGTGGCAGCAGACCTACGTTATTTCATTGGATGAGATCCGTCAGTGCGACTAA
- a CDS encoding uncharacterized protein (transcript_id=CADANIAT00007988), giving the protein MHHVSSRADGRGSISTYQQQESEEDGMLRPSARENTQSRWGSVSTGLESRRDSVFYGIDKDIRLGSIKRPEEIHSMDDLQRVRDLRSRGEQYVILYLRSALSAVGTLATDITRRLDYTYYGLLEKIAALTMTIVSLQELSDTTSKLFDDFQQETTGLEHDIRKQIGDLHEFQPQVQRIEALEERMRASKTRAKALSNRLDAMRSEIERWDKREMEWQMRTNQRLRIFWGIITSVILAALVFIILQHWPSEETSSGFKALPRSLKLTNNPSHIPHPKENDAFSPSSRSEYAMTLESSNLDGTTSTVQKDPSTSVGADKATRSADYDPLRIFDEL; this is encoded by the exons ATGCATCATGTTTCGTCAAGAGCAGACGGCAGAGGCTCAATATCGACATACCAACAACAAGAgagtgaagaagatggaatGCTTCGACCTAGCGCACGGGAAAACACTCAATCGCGTTGGGGCTCGGTATCTACAGGTCTCGAGAGCAGGAGAGATAGCGTCTTTTATGGTATTGACAAGGATATCCGTCTCGGGTCAATCAAAAGACCGGAGGAGATACATTCTATGGATGACTTACAGCGAGTTAGGGACCtacgaagcagaggagaacaGTATGTTATACT ATACCTGCGTTCTGCACTGTCCGCAGTTGGGACGCTTGCAACAGACATTACACGACGACTGGACTACACCTACTACGGGCTTCTGGAGAAAATTGCAGCTCTCACTATGACAATCGTCTCCCTTCAGGAGCTATCAGATACGACGTCCAAACTTTTTGACGACTTCCAGCAGGAGACCACAGGCTTAGAGCACGATATCCGAAAACAAATCGGTGATCTCCATGAATTTCAACCCCAGGTGCAGAGAATTGAGGCTTTAGAGGAACGGATGAGAGCCAGCAAGACAAGGGCTAAAGCGCTCAGCAATAGGCTGGATGCAATGAGGAGTGAGATTGAAAGATGGGACAAGCGGGAGATGGAATGGCAAATGCGAACAAACCAACGACTACGTATTTTCTGGGGCATTATCACATCAGTTATCCTAGCAGCCCTGGTTttcatcatcctccagcaCTGGCCGAGTGAGGAGACATCGTCTGGCTTTAAAGCTCTTCCGAGATCCTTGAAACTCACAAATAATCCCTCTCACATTCCTCACCCCAAGGAAAACGACGCATTCtcaccaagctcgaggagcGAGTACGCGATGACTCTAGAGTCATCCAACCTCGATGGCACGACAAGTACGGTTCAGAAAGATCCATCTACATCAGTCGGGGCTGATAAAGCTACAAGATCGGCCGATTATGACCCTTTACGAATATTTGATGAATTATGA
- a CDS encoding protein vpsT (transcript_id=CADANIAT00007992), translating to MIPRWIQLVGCLLLALMLPPSAAKKDKPGISFHKLHEKPYSMFYFEKSDTVLLNLEDGEVLRSFDAGENWEVIEDNGMKHGVTSIHQHPFDEDKAYALGDDGKHWITTDKAKTWKSFKVPDQAYFKSPQTGPLTFHGRDSSKVIFETRPCPSCAPRSYYTTDDFDTIEVLTESAVGCYWAVGNPQFAAGPNMPKGMEERTVCVVPGLKASSRFAFRLVYSDDYFRSQGIETKLQDGRPVSGVTSIAQVKSFIVAAVESQGTTERALYVTTDIEKWHRAEFGDHRLEQDAYTVLESSDYSLQVDVLTNPFSGMGVLFTSNSDGTYFTRNIEHTNRGPRGYVDFEKLAAIQGIVLVNTVRNPDDVEAGASKEVVSQISFDDGRTFQPLKSTDGQRIHLHSVNSDTNLGRVFSSPAPGLVMGVGNTGDYLGKRSDGHLYVSDDAGLTWRLALKGPHKYEFGDQGAVLVAISEAPKVKKIEYSLDHGKEWKSVDLPHEVDGETSTLTTTPDSTSLKFILLGHSKGEPSVYAIDFEDLHERKCEDEDFDNHWPARLDEHGEPDCLMGQKQFFRRRKANADCFVAEAFNSSMSKFEPCKCTVEDFECQSTRTEDGKDCVPPKSFTPPDGDCINPDDTTMIPSGWRLIPGDVCVRDDGVNLDKDVEIPCKDVNNRPKSKEITSTMKMFSSGLSAYRYLERQVSNLGEDETVLMLSRNQELFVSHDHGQTWQQELKGASIMKIVPHPYNSDTAYILTDSEEVFYTINRGATFGSFRAKTLPDYENGPILRFHPLKRDWLLWVGTECDSGSCHSNAYFSDDRGDSWKTILRHAKKCEFEYKENRPDSLYLVFCEQYENEDDKKRLQLMSTTDERFSDWETVEENLVEYATRAEYIILASHTDKDNALKARVSVDGTTFADLKFPPNVVPAQNLYTLVDASEHAIFLYVGGSNNTGSLIKSNSNGTTYVLSLDAVNQNDWGYVDFERMQALEGVIIANIVSNVDELSDGAPKRLRTMITHNDGGEWTLLAPPTKDANGKKFPCSVVEGKGTEDCALHLHGYTERADPRDTFSSGSAIGLMMGLGNVGDRLTSKDEADTFLTMDGGITWKSVKKGRYMWEYGDSGSVIVIVSEQKSTKVLHYSTDEGATWQDYYFSDEEIEVIDISTVPSDTSKKFILWGKKSDELVTVNVDFSGLYDRDCEFDDKGGDVSDDYQLWTPKHPFQEENCLFGHVEQYRRKKPSAECWNNWRGPHLHSIQRNCTCTTADYECDYNYERQNDGTCKLVPGLKPHDPVGYCKAHPDAIEYFEPTGYRRIPQTTCQGGYNLDHQTAKPCPGKQQEYDKKHGISGIGLFFAIVAPIAVAGAVGYYIYTKWDGKFGQIRLGETSTGTQGILSRDSLLVTVPIAIIAGIVAVAKALPLLVTSLWRSASGYMRVGNRSYPRPYASRASFAARRGDYSSVVEDEDELLGVVDFDGDEEEDS from the exons ATGATACCCCGATGGATTCAGCTGGTGGGCTGCCTATTACTGGCGCTCATGTTGCCGCCGAGCGCTGCGAAGAAAGACAAACCCGGCATATCTTTCCATAAACTCCACGAGAAGCCGTATTCTATGTTCTATTTCGAGAAGTCTGATACTGTTTTGTTAAATTtggaggacggagaagttcTACGTTCGTTTGACGCTGGCGAAAACTGGGAAGTGATTGAGGACAATGGCATGAAGCACGGAGTGACTTCCATCCACCAGCATCCTTTCGACGAGGATAAAGCTTACGCGCTGGGAGATGACGGGAAACACTGGATAACCACGGATAAAGCAAAAACATGGAAGTCTTTTAAGGTTCCAGACCAGGCATATTTCAAAAGTCCACAAACGGGCCCTCTAACGTTCCACGGACGGGATTCCAGCAAAGTCATTTTCGAAACAAGACCGTGCCCTTCATGTGCGCCACGATCATACTATACAACAGACGACTTCGATACAATAGAAGTGCTGACAGAAAGCGCAGTGGGGTGCTACTGGGCAGTTGGAAATCCTCAATTCGCAGCAGGTCCCAATATGCCAAAAGGCATGGAAGAGCGCACTGTTTGTGTAGTCCCAGGTCTCAAGGCGTCGTCAAGGTTTGCCTTTCGATTGGTCTACTCTGACGACTACTTCCGCAGCCAAGGGATCGAGACGAAACTTCAGGATGGCCGACCAGTATCTGGTGTGACCAGTATCGCGCAAGTCAAGAGCTTCATCGTCGCGGCTGTCGAATCTCAAGGAACCACTGAGCGTGCTCTATATGTAACAACAGATATTGAAAAGTGGCATCGGGCGGAATTCGGAGACCATAGGCTGGAACAAGACGCGTACACTGTGCTGGAGAGCAGTGATTATAGCCTTCAGGTTGACGTTCTAACAAATCCGTTCAGCGGCATGGGTGTACTTTTCACTTCTAACTCGGATGGCACCTATTTTACTCGCAACATTGAACACACTAATCGCGGCCCAAGGGGCTACGTTGATTTCGAGAAATTAGCTGCTATCCAAGGGATAGTATTGGTAAATACTGTCAGAAATCCGGACGATGTCGAGGCCGGTGCATCCAAAGAGGTTGTCAGTCAGATAAGCTTCGATGACGGAAGGACTTTTCAGCCTCTAAAATCAACTGATGGGCAGCGAATCCATCTCCATTCAGTTAATTCGGACACAAACCTTGGACGAGTTTTTTCCAGTCCCGCCCCTGGATTGGTAATGGGAGTGGGTAATACCGGTGATTACCTCGGTAAGCGCTCAGATGGGCATTTGTATGTCAGCGATGATGCAGGCCTTACTTGGCGCCTTGCTCTTAAAGGGCCGCACAAGTATGAATTTGGTGATCAAGGGGCAGTGCTAGTGGCAATTAGCGAAGCACCCAAAGTTAAAAAGATTGAATACTCTCTTGACCATGGAAAAGAGTGGAAGTCAGTCGATCTTCCTCATGAGGTCGATGGTGAAACATCTACTCTAACCACGACCCCTGATTCAACGAGCTTGAAGTTCATCCTACTTGGGCACTCGAAAGGAGAACCCTCTGTTTATGCAATTGACTTTGAGGATTTGCATGAACGAAAAtgcgaagatgaagacttTGATAACCATTGGCCTGCTCGATTGGATGAACATGGAGAACCAGATTGCCTGATGGGCCAGAAACAATTTTTCAGACGCAGGAAGGCTAATGCTGACTGCTTCGTTGCGGAGGCATTCAACAGTTCTATGTCGAAATTCGAGCCGTGCAAATGTACTGTTGAGGACTTCGAGTGCCAGTCTACACGGACTGAGGATGGCAAAGACTGTGTTCCACCGAAGTCTTTTACCCCCCCAGATGGAGACTGTATAAACCCAGATGATACGACCATGATTCCGTCGGGCTGGAGGTTGATTCCCGGCGACGTTTGTGTTCGCGATGATGGGGTTAACCTCGACAAAGATGTTGAAATACCCTGCAAAGATGTCAACAATAGGCCGAAGAGCAAAGAAATTACCTCTACCATGAAGATGTTCAGCTCGGGCTTGTCCGCTTACAGGTACCTCGAACGTCAAGTGTCGAATCTTGGGGAAGATGAGACGGTCCTGATGCTCAGCCGCAATCAGGAATTATTCGTGTCtcatgaccatggccaaACCTGGCAGCAAGAACTAAAAGGGGCCAGCATTATGAAAATCGTCCCTCACCCTTACAACAGTGATACCGCCTATATCCTTACTGACAGCGAGGAGGTGTTTTACACCATAAACCGAGGCGCGACGTTTGGGTCTTTTAGAGCGAAGACGCTTCCGGACTACGAAAATGGTCCAATTCTGAGGTTCCATCCTTTAAAGAGAGACTGGTTACTCTGGGTTGGTACAGAATGCGACTCTGGCAGCTGCCACTCCAACGCCTATTTTAGTGATGATCGAGGGGACTCTTGGAAGACCATTTTGCGCCATGCCAAAAAATGCGAGTTCGAGTATAAGGAAAATCGTCCAGACAGCTTGTACCTCGTATTCTGCGAGCAATATGAAAATGAGGACGACAAGAAACGGCTGCAATTGATGTCTACAACTGACGAGAGGTTCTCCGACTGGGAAACTGTTGAAGAAAATCTTGTGGAATATGCCACCAGGGCTGAATACATCATACTTGCTTCCCACACAGATAAAGATAACGCTTTGAAGGCTAGGGTTAGTGTCGACGGTACAACATTTGCCGATCTGAAGTTTCCGCCCAATGTCGTGCCAGCTCAAAATCTATACACCCTTGTTGACGCCTCTGAGCACGCCATCTTCCTGTATGTCGGAGGGAGTAATAACACCGGCTCATTGATAAAAAGTAACAGCAACGGCACAACATATGTCCTTAGTTTGGATGCCGTGAACCAAAACGACTGGGGATATGTTGATTTCGAGAGAATGCAGGCTTTGGAGGGTGTCATAATTGCGAATATTGTCAGCAATGTTGACGAGCTTTCCGACGGAGCACCCAAGAGGCTGAGGACAATGATCACTCACAATGATGGTGGTGAGTGGACATTATTAGCACCGCCAACCAAGGACGCCAATGGCAAGAAGTTCCCCTGTTCTGTTGTTGAGGGGAAAGGCACTGAAGATTGTGCGCTTCACCTTCACGGATACACCGAGCGCGCAGATCCGCGAGATACATTTTCCTCCGGTTCCGCGATTGGCTTGATGATGGGCTTGGGCAACGTGGGGGATCGGCTAACCAGCAAAGATGAAGCAGACACCTTCCTGACCATGGACGGTGGGATCACCTGGAAGTCCGTCAAGAAAGGTAGATATATGTGGGAATATGGCGACTCAGGGTCCGTAATTGTGATCGTATCTGAACAGAAGTCAACAAAAGTCCTGCATTACAGCACCGACGAGGGCGCCACCTGGCAGGACTATTATTTTTCGGATGAGGAAATTGAGGTTATTGATATCTCCACTGTACCCTCAGATACCTCAAAGAAATTCATTCTATGGGGCAAAAAATCGGACGAGCTTGTTACCGTCAATGTCGACTTCAGCGGGCTTTATGATAGGGACTGTGAATTCGACGACAAGGGTGGAGATGTCAGTGACGATTATCAGCTCTGGACCCCGAAGCATCCATTCCAGGAGGAAAATTGTTTGTTCGGGCATGTTGAGCAATATCGTCGCAAGAAACCTTCAGCTGAATGTTGGAATAATTGGCGGGGACCGCATCTGCACAGTATCCAAAGAAATTGCACTTGCACTACAGCTGATTACGAATG TGACTATAACTACGAACGTCAAAATGACGGCACATGCAAGCTTGTGCCTGGTTTGAAACCACATGATCCAGTTGGCTATTGCAAAGCCCATCCAGATGCGATCGAGTATTTTGAGCCTACTGGATACCGTCGCATTCCTCAGACGACGTGTCAAGGTGGCTATAACTTGGACCATCAGACCGCAAAGCCTTGCCCTGGGAAGCAACAAGAGTACGATAAGAAGCATGGAATTAGTGGCATCGGGCTTTTCTTCGCCATCGTGGCACCTATTGCTGTTGCAGGAGCTGTCGGTTATTATATCTATACCAAATGGGATGGCAAATTCGGCCAAATTCGGCTCGGAGAAACTTCAACCGGGACACAAGGAATTCTATCTCGAGATTCCTTGCTGGTTACTGTTCCGATAGCCATCATAGCTGGCATTGTTGCTGTCGCGAAGGCGCTTCCATTGCTGGTTACGAGTCTATGGCGGAGTGCTAGCGGATATATGCGTGTTGGTAATCGCAGCTACCCACGCCCATACGCATCTAGGGCTTCGTTCGCTGCTCGACGAGGCGATTATAGTAgcgtggttgaagatgaagacgagctACTTGGTGTCGTAGATTTTGAtggcgacgaagaggaggattcATAA